GTCCGGATTGCTGAAACCTGTGGTAGAATTTATATTCTGCCAGTAGCCGCCTGTAAACTGGTAAGGGTCTTCGTTAGAATAAACCGGACGGGTAGGGTCGATAGCCAATGCCCCGCCAATAGCGGCACCTGTGTCGGCATAGCGGTTTTTACCGTTCATGAATTTGGCATTAATGTTGAACTTCAGATGATCTTCAAAGAAGGAAGGAGCCAGGTTCACGGAAGCAGTGAAGCGTCGGAAGTTGGATGTTTTCACAATACCATTGTCGTCTGTATAACCTAAAGATACACGGTAAGGCAGGTTCTTGAATCCTCCGTTGATAGAAACATGATGGTCGGTGCTGACAGCAGTACGGAATATCTGATCCTGCCAGTCTGTATTGGCGGTTCCTAAATCTGCCGGTAATTTGTCACCCCATAACTGATTGGCGTAAGCGCGATATTCATCTCCGCTCAATACATCATAGCGCTTTTGAGTTTTGGAGAAGGATACAGAACCGTTATAGCTTACGCTGGGAGCTTGTCCGTTCTTTCCTTTCTTGGTGGTGATAATAATAACACCGTTGGATGCACGCGAACCGTAAATGGCAGTTGCAGAGGCATCTTTCAGTACAGTAAGGGTTTCGATATCCGCAGGGTTGACCATTGACAAACCGTTTGCCATCCCTTTGATACCTTCATTGTCAATAGCCAGACCGTCAATAACGATCAGCGGGTCATTGCTTGCATTCAATGAAGAACCGCCACGAATACGGATTTGAGCGCCACCACCCGGTGTACCGTCATTGGAGATCACGCTGACACCGGCTATTTTACCGGATAACATATCCTGAGCATTCGTCGTAATACCTTTACTTAGTTCATCGGGCTTGATAGCCATTACCGAACCGGTCATATCGTTCTTTTTCACCTGACCGTAACCGATGACTACTACTTCGTCCAGTATTTCCGTATCGTCTTTCAGTATTACATTCATTTGTGCGGCGACGGGAAGTTCCTGTGGCTGGTATCCGATGAATGAAACAACAATTATGTCACCTTGCTTGGCAGACAACTGGAAGTTGCCGTCGAAATCGGTAATCGTTCCGGTGGTAGTGCCTTTCACCACAACATTGGCACCGATAACCGGTTCACCCGTTGTGTCTTTCACTATTCCTTTGACAGTAATTTGCTGAGCAAATGCGTCAATGGACAAGAATATTCCAGCTATAAGCATAAGCAGGACCTTGAACATAAAGTTTCCTTTTTTCATGTTTTTGTCTTTAAAGTTAATTGTAATTTCTCTTATCATTCTCTCTTAAAAATACCTATTGAAAACCTTCTCTTCGTCATTGTTCTTAGTGCTCGAAAACACTCTCTTTTTTACCAAAATGTATATTCTCTATCTTTGTTATTTCTTTTCCTTATTATAATCTTTTCAAACCTTTAGCTTCTGATTTGTCTTTTACCTCTTTGATGCTGATAGCATATCCGCCTCCGTTAGCTGCGTGCAGGTTCAGCTTGCTCTTATTCGTCAGAATACCTTTCTTGATGGTATAAGCCTGCGGGTTCTCTTTCCAGTCGGCATCTTTGGCATCCGCGTAGACGGTAGCGATGTATTGTTTGCCCGGAGTCAGGAAGTCGAATACGAGTTTGGAGGTATGACCGTTTTCACCGGCTGTGCAGCCTACGTACCAGTCGTCCGTATCTTTTGCCTTACGGGCAATTGTGATGTATTCTCCCGGTTCTGCTTCCAGATAGTTCGTTTCGTCCCAGTCGAGAGCTACGTCTTTGATGAACTGGAAAGCGTCCATAAAACGTTCGTAGTTTTCCGGAATGTCGGCAGCCATCTGCAAAGGACTGTACATGGTAACGTATAGTGCCAACTGGCGTGCAATGGTAGAACGTACCTGAGAATTATTTGCCGGATTCATCTTGTTGCAATGCGTTTCGAAGATGCCGGGAGTGTAATCCATCGGACCGCCAACCAGGCGTGTGAAAGGCAGAATCGTTGTATGATATACTTTGTTGCCTCCGAATGATTCATATTCTGTACCGCGGGCGGATTCATTACCGATCAGATTCGGATATGTACGGCAGATACCGGTAGGGCGGGTTGCTTCGTGTGCATTCACCATGATTTTGTAATCGGCGGCTTTCTTCACTGCATACAGGTAGTGATTGTTCATCCATTGTCCGTAGTGATGTTCGCCGCGGGGGATGATGTTGCCTACATAACCGCTCTTTACGGAGTTGTATCCATTGTCTGCCATAAACTGGTAGGCTTTGTCCATGTGGCGTTCGTAGTTGCGTACAGAAGCGGAAGTTTCGTGATGCATCATCATTTTGATTCCTTTCCTGGCTGCATAGCGGTGGATTTCCTTCACATCGAAGTCGGGATAAGGAGTCACGAAATCAAACACATAGTCTTTGCTGTTGCCGAACCAGTCTTCCCAGCCTTCGTTCCAGCCTTCAACCAGTACTGCATCGAATCCGTGAGCGGCTGCAAAGTCAATGTAACGTTTCACGTTGGCTGTGTTGGCAGAATGTTTGCCGTTCGGTTTTGTTTTGGAGTAATCCGTTTCACCGAGTTTTACGCTGGTCAGTTCGTCGGTGTAAGCCCATGAGCCTTTTCCGGTGATCATGTCCCACCATACGCCGATATATTTCACGGGTTTTACCCAAGAAGCGGCATCCGCTATCTTGCATGGTTCGTTCAGGTTGAGAGTGATACGTGAAGCGAGGATATTGCGGGCGTCATCGCTCACGATAATCGTACGCCAAGGTGTGTTGCAGGGAGTCTGCATATACCCTTTGTCTCCTTTGGCATCCGGTGTCAACCAGGATTCGAATACCATATTCTTGTCGTCCAGATTGAGGTGCATACATGAGTAATCAACCAAAGCGGCTTCATGAAGATTGATGTATAAGCCATCATCCGTTTTCATCATCAGTGCAGTTTGTACGCCTGTCTGTGAGAAAGGAGTCTGAGAAGAGTTCGGAGTGATCGCTTCTTTCATCAGCCCTCTGATTTCTGATAAGCGGGAAATGGTGTAGTCATATTCCTGCGTATCATAGTCACCCGGTATCCAGAAAGCGATATGATCGCCGTTCATGCCAAACTGAGAATGCTCTTCCTTGATCACGAAGTAATTGAGTGACTTCTGCTGAGGAAATTCATAACGGAATCCCAGACCGTCATTGAACAGACGGAAACGGATAACGATAGAACGGTCATTCATGGGTTGATACAGGGTGACTGCCAGTTCGTTATAATGATTGCGGATTTCTTTTTCTTCTCCCCAAACCGGTTGCCAGGTTTCATCAAAAGTAGCCGTTTGGGTATCCTTTACTTCGAAGCCGTCGTACAGGTTGGTCTTTGAGTCAAGTTTTGTCAGGTCTCTGCGGTCCACCCAGTCGAAGTCGGTTCTGGTATTATCTTCTTTCTTCAGTTCCAGTCCGAGAGTGCTGGGTTTGATTACCACTTTGTTCTTATACGTCAGTTCATACGTTGGGGCACCTTTTGAGTCTACTTGGAAGGTCATTACCAGATTGTTGTCCGGTGAGGTTAATTTCTGTTGGGCATTCGCAATGAATGAGATGCAAAGGAATGCGATGAGCGATAAAATCTTTCTCTTTTTCATTCTATTTATGGTATTAAATTATAAGCTAACTAATATTTTTACTCCGCTCTGTTCCGGATATTGCAAATATAGCAACCATCTTGAGACTTTGGGTTGTCTAGAATAAAAATACAAGTTTGTATTAATGTTAATGTTTTGTTTTACAGTAGTTTATTTCTTTTCTGTATTCTGATAAATATAAGTTGAAGTGAACTTATTAAAAGGATAAAAGGTATATTTCACGACTTGGAAGTGTTAATTCATTTCTTAATTCAACCTTTTTCTCTGTCAATAAATCGAAAGCAGATGAGGCAGGAAGTATTTCTTGGTAAGGAACCAGGTCAATGGTCTGTTCCCGGTCGTTTCCATTCAGGAAAACAACGACTGATTTATCACCGTATTTGCG
This sequence is a window from Bacteroides thetaiotaomicron VPI-5482. Protein-coding genes within it:
- a CDS encoding glycoside hydrolase family 97 protein, translated to MKKRKILSLIAFLCISFIANAQQKLTSPDNNLVMTFQVDSKGAPTYELTYKNKVVIKPSTLGLELKKEDNTRTDFDWVDRRDLTKLDSKTNLYDGFEVKDTQTATFDETWQPVWGEEKEIRNHYNELAVTLYQPMNDRSIVIRFRLFNDGLGFRYEFPQQKSLNYFVIKEEHSQFGMNGDHIAFWIPGDYDTQEYDYTISRLSEIRGLMKEAITPNSSQTPFSQTGVQTALMMKTDDGLYINLHEAALVDYSCMHLNLDDKNMVFESWLTPDAKGDKGYMQTPCNTPWRTIIVSDDARNILASRITLNLNEPCKIADAASWVKPVKYIGVWWDMITGKGSWAYTDELTSVKLGETDYSKTKPNGKHSANTANVKRYIDFAAAHGFDAVLVEGWNEGWEDWFGNSKDYVFDFVTPYPDFDVKEIHRYAARKGIKMMMHHETSASVRNYERHMDKAYQFMADNGYNSVKSGYVGNIIPRGEHHYGQWMNNHYLYAVKKAADYKIMVNAHEATRPTGICRTYPNLIGNESARGTEYESFGGNKVYHTTILPFTRLVGGPMDYTPGIFETHCNKMNPANNSQVRSTIARQLALYVTMYSPLQMAADIPENYERFMDAFQFIKDVALDWDETNYLEAEPGEYITIARKAKDTDDWYVGCTAGENGHTSKLVFDFLTPGKQYIATVYADAKDADWKENPQAYTIKKGILTNKSKLNLHAANGGGYAISIKEVKDKSEAKGLKRL